ATTTTGCATCTTCATCTTCTGTAATGGCAAAATGATCTTTATTAAACAGCCAAACCAGAAAAGCTCCCAGCATTGCGCCGATCATTTCTCCGGCAATATAGGAGGGAACCAGATCCCATGAGAATTTTCCTGCAAAAGCTAAACCTAAAGTTACAGCTGGGTTCAGATGTGCTCCGCTGACTGGTCCGGCAACTGTTACACCAACAAAAACGGCTAAAGCCCAAGCAGTGGTAATTACGATCCATCCGGAATTGTTTCCTTTGGTATCTTTCAAAACAACGTTGGCTACTACGCCGTTTCCTAAAAGTATCATCAGCATGGTCCCGATGATTTCTGCTACAAATGGAGTCATAGTTTTAATTTTGTTTTCAATGGGATTAATCTTCAATCCAGTTTTGTGCTCGCGATACAGCTTTGCTCCAGGTATGGATCATTTTATCTGCCTTTTCCTTTTCAAGTTGCGGATGGAAATCTTTATCCACAATCCATTGGGCCTGAATTTCATCAATATCTTTCCAGTATCCTACGGCAAGACCAGCCAGATAAGCAGCGCCAAGGGCAGTCGTTTCCAGTGTTTTGGGTCTGGTAATTTTAAATCCGAAAAGATCAGACTGGATTTGCATCAGAAGATCACTTGCTGAAGCTCCGCCATCTACTCTCAGTTCAAGGCTGGCTCTTCCGGAATCTGCTTCCATAGATTTTACAATATCATATACCTGAAATGCTATTCCTTCAAGGGTAGCTCTGGCAATATGCCCGTCAGTGGTTCCGCGGGTAATGCCTACAATAGTTCCTCTTGCGTATTGATCCCAATAAGGAGCCCCCAATCCTGTAAGAGCCGGAACGAAATAAACGCCTCCGTTATTTTCAACACTTGCGGCCAAGCCATTCACTTCGTTTGAAGAGTGAATAAGTTTAAGACCGTCTCTCAGCCATTGAATAGCTGCTCCGCCTACAAATACACTTCCTTCAAGAGCGTAGTTAACTTCATTATTGATTTTCCAGGCAACAGTGGTCAGCAGATTATTTTTAGAGGATACCGCTTCTTTTCCGGTATTCATCAATAAGAAGCATCCTGTTCCATAAGTGTTCTTAACCATCCCGGGAGTGATGCACATCTGTCCGAATAAAGCGGCCTGCTGGTCTCCTGCAATTCCTGCAATCGGAATTTTGGTGGAGAATAGAGTGGTTGCTGTCTCTCCGT
This region of Chryseobacterium vaccae genomic DNA includes:
- the glpK gene encoding glycerol kinase GlpK, which codes for MKEKLILALDQGTTSSRAILFNHSGAIEYISQKNFEQIFPTPGWVEHDPNEIWSSQISVAAEIIAKAGISGLEVAAIGITNQRETTVVWDKETGEPVYNAIVWQDRRTSKYCDELKEQGHAEIIKEKTGLVLDAYFSATKLKWILDNVEGAREKATAGQLCFGTVDTWLVWKLTRGKMFITDVSNASRTMLLNIHTLEWDEELLELFDIPKSILPEVKQSSEIYGETATTLFSTKIPIAGIAGDQQAALFGQMCITPGMVKNTYGTGCFLLMNTGKEAVSSKNNLLTTVAWKINNEVNYALEGSVFVGGAAIQWLRDGLKLIHSSNEVNGLAASVENNGGVYFVPALTGLGAPYWDQYARGTIVGITRGTTDGHIARATLEGIAFQVYDIVKSMEADSGRASLELRVDGGASASDLLMQIQSDLFGFKITRPKTLETTALGAAYLAGLAVGYWKDIDEIQAQWIVDKDFHPQLEKEKADKMIHTWSKAVSRAQNWIED